Proteins encoded in a region of the Streptomyces violaceoruber genome:
- a CDS encoding site-2 protease family protein, with translation MPGSEAPGSERSRSEAPGSEAPGSDAPGPETPGPETPRPETPGRGTPTPETPDAQAPTPPGPGETTGDAPQTPEAPASPRRPEPAAGPRHAAHGTGAPHHHRAEAHTEGAGGPGKPPQRRPEPGGGLLMGRPFGVPVYVAPSWFLVAVLITWVFGGQLDRVLPELGAARYLVSLFFAVAFYASVLVHELAHTVAALRFKLPVRRIQLQFFGGVSEIEKEAETPGREFVLAFVGPLLSLVLSGVFYAALLPVEPDSVAGVLLAGLMVSNLIVAVFNLLPGLPLDGGRMLRAVVWKLTGKPMSGTIAAAWVGRALAIAVLIGLPLLTQSLGSDAADDVGMDTVMDALLAAILAAIIWTGAGNSLRMARLREHLPELRARALTRRAVPVQADTPLSEALRRANASGARALVVVDGEGTPASLVREAAIVGVPEHRRPWVPVSTLAQDLTDGMRVSAELSGEELLDVLRANPATEYLVVEETGEIYGVLSAADVERAFVKAMARPS, from the coding sequence ATGCCGGGTTCCGAGGCTCCGGGCTCCGAGAGGTCGCGTTCCGAGGCTCCGGGCTCCGAGGCTCCGGGCTCCGACGCACCGGGTCCCGAGACGCCGGGCCCTGAGACTCCCCGCCCCGAGACCCCGGGCAGGGGGACCCCGACCCCCGAAACCCCGGATGCGCAGGCGCCGACGCCTCCCGGGCCGGGGGAGACAACCGGCGACGCCCCCCAGACCCCCGAGGCCCCCGCGTCCCCCAGGCGCCCCGAACCGGCCGCGGGCCCCCGGCACGCCGCGCACGGCACCGGGGCCCCGCACCACCACCGCGCCGAGGCCCACACCGAGGGCGCGGGCGGGCCGGGCAAGCCGCCGCAGCGCCGACCGGAACCCGGGGGCGGGCTGCTGATGGGCCGGCCCTTCGGCGTGCCCGTGTACGTCGCCCCCAGCTGGTTCCTGGTCGCCGTCCTGATCACCTGGGTGTTCGGCGGCCAGCTCGACCGCGTACTGCCCGAGCTGGGCGCCGCCCGCTACCTGGTCTCCCTCTTCTTCGCCGTCGCCTTCTACGCCTCCGTCCTCGTCCACGAGCTCGCCCACACGGTCGCCGCCCTCCGCTTCAAGCTGCCCGTCCGCCGCATCCAGCTCCAGTTCTTCGGCGGCGTCTCCGAGATCGAGAAGGAAGCCGAGACCCCCGGCCGCGAATTCGTCCTGGCCTTCGTCGGCCCTCTGCTCTCCCTAGTCCTCTCCGGCGTCTTCTACGCCGCCCTGCTGCCCGTGGAGCCCGACAGCGTCGCCGGCGTGCTGCTGGCCGGCCTGATGGTCTCCAACCTCATCGTGGCCGTCTTCAACCTGCTGCCCGGCCTCCCCCTCGACGGCGGCCGCATGCTCCGCGCCGTCGTCTGGAAGCTCACCGGCAAACCCATGAGCGGAACGATCGCCGCCGCCTGGGTCGGCCGCGCCCTCGCCATCGCCGTACTGATTGGCCTGCCGCTGCTCACCCAGTCGCTGGGCAGCGACGCCGCGGACGACGTTGGCATGGACACCGTCATGGACGCCCTGCTCGCCGCCATCCTCGCCGCGATCATCTGGACCGGCGCCGGAAACAGCCTCCGCATGGCACGCCTGCGCGAACACCTCCCCGAGCTGCGCGCCCGCGCCCTGACCCGGCGCGCCGTCCCCGTCCAGGCCGACACCCCGCTCTCCGAGGCCCTGCGCCGCGCCAACGCCTCCGGCGCCCGCGCCCTGGTCGTCGTCGACGGCGAGGGCACCCCCGCCTCCCTGGTCCGCGAGGCCGCCATCGTCGGCGTACCCGAGCACCGCCGCCCCTGGGTACCGGTCAGCACCCTCGCCCAGGACCTCACCGACGGCATGCGCGTCTCCGCCGAGCTGTCCGGCGAGGAACTCCTGGACGTCCTGCGCGCCAACCCGGCCACCGAGTACCTCGTCGTCGAGGAGACCGGCGAGATCTACGGCGTCCTGTCCGCGGCCGACGTCGAGCGCGCCTTCGTCAAGGCCATGGCAAGGCCCAGCTGA
- a CDS encoding tRNA (adenine-N1)-methyltransferase, which yields MSEPTGAARRRGPFTVGDQVQLTDPKGRHYTFTLEAGKNFHTHKGSFPHDELIGAPEGSVVRTTGNVAYLALRPLLPDYVLSMPRGAAVVYPKDAGQILAFADIFPGARVVEAGVGSGSLSSFLLRAIGDQGMLHSYERREDFAEIAQQNVQRYFGGPHPAWQLTVGDLQDNLSDTDVDRVILDMLAPWECLDVVKKALVPGGILCCYVATTTQLARTVESIREIGCFNEPTSWETMIRNWHVEGLAVRPDHRMIGHTGFLLTARRLADGVEPPMRRRRPAKGAYGEDYDGPNAGGGSGR from the coding sequence ATGTCCGAACCGACCGGTGCCGCCCGCAGGCGCGGGCCCTTCACGGTCGGGGACCAGGTTCAGCTGACCGACCCCAAGGGCCGCCACTACACGTTCACGCTCGAGGCCGGGAAGAACTTCCACACCCACAAGGGTTCCTTCCCCCACGACGAACTGATCGGTGCTCCCGAGGGCAGCGTCGTCCGCACCACCGGGAACGTCGCCTACCTCGCGCTGCGCCCCCTGCTCCCCGACTACGTCCTGTCCATGCCCCGAGGGGCAGCCGTCGTCTACCCGAAGGACGCGGGGCAGATCCTCGCCTTCGCCGACATCTTCCCCGGCGCACGCGTCGTGGAAGCAGGCGTGGGCTCCGGCTCCCTCAGCAGCTTCCTGCTGCGCGCCATCGGCGACCAGGGCATGCTGCACTCCTACGAGCGCCGCGAGGACTTCGCCGAGATCGCCCAGCAGAACGTGCAGCGCTACTTCGGCGGCCCGCACCCCGCCTGGCAGCTCACCGTCGGCGACCTCCAGGACAACCTGTCCGACACCGACGTCGACCGCGTCATCCTGGACATGCTCGCCCCGTGGGAGTGCCTGGACGTCGTCAAGAAGGCCCTCGTGCCCGGCGGCATCCTGTGCTGCTACGTCGCGACCACCACCCAGCTGGCCAGGACCGTCGAGTCCATCCGCGAGATCGGCTGCTTCAACGAGCCGACCTCCTGGGAGACGATGATCCGCAACTGGCACGTGGAGGGCCTCGCCGTCCGCCCCGACCACCGGATGATCGGCCACACCGGCTTCCTGCTCACCGCCCGCCGCCTCGCCGACGGCGTCGAGCCGCCCATGCGCCGCCGCCGCCCCGCCAAGGGCGCCTACGGCGAGGACTACGACGGCCCCAACGCCGGCGGAGGCTCCGGCCGCTGA
- a CDS encoding ferredoxin produces the protein MSVQQEAAVDGEALEVWIDQDLCTGDGICAQYAPEVFELDIDGLAYVKGADDELLQAPGATTPVPLTLLTDVVDSAKECPGECIHVRRVSDRAEIYGPDSE, from the coding sequence ATGAGCGTGCAGCAGGAGGCCGCTGTCGACGGCGAGGCTCTGGAGGTCTGGATCGACCAGGACCTGTGTACCGGCGACGGCATCTGCGCGCAGTACGCGCCCGAGGTGTTCGAGCTGGACATCGACGGTCTGGCCTACGTGAAGGGCGCGGACGACGAGCTTCTGCAGGCCCCGGGCGCGACAACGCCCGTGCCGCTGACGCTTCTCACGGATGTGGTGGACTCGGCGAAGGAGTGTCCGGGCGAGTGCATCCATGTACGTCGCGTTTCGGACAGGGCCGAGATCTACGGTCCGGACTCAGAGTGA
- the arc gene encoding proteasome ATPase: MAAHDDDMNRGIRPGRGSEDPAGQVAYLEQEIAVLRRKLAESPRHTRILEERIVELQTNLAGVSAQNERLAGTLREARDQIVALKEEVDRLAQPPAGFGVFLQANEDGTADIFTGGRKLRVNVSPSVELDELRRGQEVMLNEALNVVEAMEYESVGDIVTLKEILEDGERALVLGHTDEERVVRLAEPLRGLTIRPGDALLLEPRSGYVYEVVPKSEVEELVLEEVPDIGYEQIGGLGGQIEMIRDAVELPYLYPDLFREHELRPPKGVLLYGPPGCGKTLIAKAVANSLAKKVAEVTGQAAGKSFFLNIKGPELLNKYVGETERQIRLVFQRAREKASEGTPVIVFFDEMESLFRTRGSGVSSDVENTIVPQLLAEIDGVEGLQNVVVIGASNREDMIDPAILRPGRLDVKIKIERPDAEAAKDIFGKYLTERLPLHSDDLAEHEKDKSATVSSMIQTAVEQMYAESEENRFLEVTYANGDKEVLYFKDFNSGAMIENIVGRAKKMAIKDFLDKNQKGLRVSHLLQACVDEFKENEDLPNTTNPDDWARISGKKGERIVYIRTLVTGKQGADTGRSIDTVANTGQYL, from the coding sequence GTGGCAGCCCACGACGACGACATGAACCGCGGCATCCGCCCGGGACGCGGGTCCGAGGACCCGGCCGGGCAGGTGGCCTACCTTGAGCAGGAGATCGCCGTCCTGCGACGCAAGCTCGCCGAATCTCCGCGACACACGAGAATTCTCGAAGAGCGGATCGTCGAACTGCAGACCAACCTGGCCGGCGTGTCCGCCCAGAACGAGCGACTCGCCGGCACACTCCGCGAGGCCCGCGACCAGATCGTGGCCCTCAAGGAAGAGGTCGACCGGCTGGCCCAGCCCCCCGCCGGCTTCGGCGTCTTCCTGCAGGCCAACGAGGACGGCACCGCCGACATCTTCACCGGCGGCCGCAAACTCAGGGTGAACGTCAGCCCGAGCGTCGAGCTCGACGAGCTGAGGCGCGGCCAGGAAGTGATGCTCAACGAAGCACTCAACGTGGTCGAGGCCATGGAGTACGAGAGCGTCGGCGACATCGTCACCCTCAAGGAGATCCTCGAGGACGGCGAGCGCGCCCTGGTGCTCGGCCACACCGACGAGGAAAGGGTGGTACGGCTCGCCGAACCCCTGCGCGGACTCACCATCCGCCCCGGCGACGCCCTGCTCCTCGAACCCCGCTCCGGATACGTCTACGAGGTCGTCCCCAAGAGCGAGGTCGAAGAACTCGTCCTCGAAGAGGTCCCCGACATCGGCTACGAGCAGATCGGTGGCCTCGGCGGGCAGATCGAGATGATCCGCGACGCGGTCGAGCTCCCCTATCTCTACCCCGACCTGTTCCGGGAGCACGAGCTGCGACCGCCCAAGGGCGTCCTGCTCTACGGGCCCCCCGGATGCGGCAAGACGCTCATCGCCAAGGCCGTCGCCAACTCGCTGGCCAAGAAGGTCGCCGAGGTCACCGGCCAGGCCGCCGGCAAGAGCTTCTTCCTCAACATCAAGGGCCCCGAGCTCCTCAACAAGTACGTCGGCGAGACCGAGCGGCAGATCCGCCTGGTCTTCCAGCGAGCCCGTGAGAAGGCCAGCGAGGGCACCCCCGTCATCGTCTTCTTCGACGAGATGGAATCCCTCTTCCGCACCCGCGGCTCCGGCGTCAGCTCGGACGTGGAGAACACCATCGTCCCGCAGCTGCTCGCCGAGATCGACGGCGTGGAAGGCCTGCAGAACGTGGTCGTCATCGGCGCCTCCAACCGCGAGGACATGATCGACCCCGCCATCCTGCGGCCCGGCCGGCTCGACGTGAAGATCAAGATCGAACGTCCGGACGCCGAAGCGGCCAAGGACATCTTCGGCAAGTACCTCACCGAACGCCTCCCCCTCCACTCCGACGACCTCGCGGAGCACGAGAAGGACAAGTCGGCCACCGTCTCCAGCATGATCCAGACGGCGGTGGAACAGATGTACGCCGAATCCGAGGAGAACCGCTTCCTGGAAGTCACCTACGCCAACGGCGACAAGGAAGTCCTCTACTTCAAGGACTTCAATTCCGGCGCCATGATCGAGAACATCGTGGGCCGCGCCAAGAAAATGGCGATCAAGGACTTCCTCGACAAGAACCAGAAGGGCCTCCGCGTCTCCCACCTCCTCCAGGCCTGCGTGGACGAGTTCAAGGAGAACGAAGACCTGCCCAACACCACCAACCCCGACGACTGGGCCCGCATCTCCGGAAAGAAGGGCGAACGGATCGTGTACATCCGTACGCTCGTCACCGGAAAACAGGGCGCGGACACCGGACGCTCCATCGACACGGTGGCAAACACCGGTCAGTACCTGTAA
- the dop gene encoding depupylase/deamidase Dop — MTVRRVMGIETEYGISVPGHPNANAMLTSSQIVNAYAAAMHRARRARWDFEEENPLRDARGFDLAREAADNSQLTDEDIGLANVILTNGARLYVDHAHPEYSAPEVTNPRDAVLWDKAGERIMAEAAERAAQLPGAQPIHLYKNNTDNKGASYGTHENYLMKRETAFSDIVRHLTPFFVSRQVFTGAGRVGIGQDGHEHGFQLSQRADYFEVEVGLETTLKRPIINTRDEPHADAEKWRRLHVIIGDANLSEISTYLKLGTTALVLSMIEDGFIAVDLAVDQPVRTLHQVSHDPTLKHLVTLRSGRTLTAVQLQMEYYELARKYVEERYGADADDQTKDVLGRWEDTLNRLENDPMSLAGELDWVAKRELMEGYRRRDNVDWDAARLHLVDLQYADVRPDKGLYNRLVDRGRIKRLLDENEVERARTKPPEDTRAYFRGRCLEQYADDVAAASWDSVIFDLPGRDSLQRVPTLEPLRGTRNHVKELLDRCRTAEDLVRVLAGG, encoded by the coding sequence ATGACCGTACGGCGAGTAATGGGCATCGAGACGGAGTACGGAATCTCCGTCCCCGGCCACCCCAACGCCAATGCCATGCTCACCTCGTCCCAGATCGTCAACGCCTACGCGGCGGCGATGCACCGGGCCCGCCGGGCCCGCTGGGACTTCGAGGAGGAAAACCCGCTCCGGGACGCGCGAGGCTTCGACCTCGCCCGCGAGGCCGCCGACAACAGCCAACTCACCGACGAGGACATCGGCCTCGCCAACGTCATCCTCACCAACGGAGCACGGCTCTACGTCGACCACGCCCACCCCGAATACAGCGCTCCGGAAGTCACCAACCCGCGCGACGCCGTCCTGTGGGACAAGGCCGGCGAACGCATCATGGCCGAGGCCGCCGAACGCGCCGCCCAGCTGCCCGGCGCCCAGCCCATCCACCTCTACAAGAACAACACCGACAACAAGGGCGCCTCCTACGGCACACACGAGAACTACCTGATGAAGCGGGAAACCGCCTTCTCGGACATCGTGCGCCACCTGACACCCTTCTTCGTCTCCCGCCAGGTCTTCACCGGCGCCGGCCGCGTCGGCATCGGCCAGGACGGCCACGAACACGGCTTCCAGCTCAGCCAGCGCGCCGACTACTTCGAGGTAGAGGTCGGCCTGGAGACGACACTCAAGCGCCCCATCATCAACACCCGCGACGAACCGCACGCCGACGCCGAGAAATGGCGCCGCCTGCACGTGATCATCGGCGACGCGAACCTGTCGGAGATCTCTACCTACCTCAAGCTGGGCACGACGGCCCTGGTCCTCTCCATGATCGAGGACGGCTTCATCGCCGTCGACCTCGCCGTCGACCAGCCCGTACGCACCCTCCACCAGGTCTCGCACGACCCCACGCTCAAGCACCTCGTCACGCTGCGCAGCGGCCGCACACTCACCGCCGTACAGCTCCAGATGGAGTACTACGAGCTGGCCCGCAAGTACGTCGAGGAACGCTACGGCGCGGACGCCGACGACCAGACCAAGGACGTCCTCGGCCGCTGGGAGGACACCCTCAACCGGCTCGAGAACGACCCGATGAGCCTGGCCGGCGAACTGGACTGGGTCGCCAAGCGGGAGCTCATGGAGGGCTACCGCCGTCGCGACAACGTCGACTGGGACGCCGCCCGGCTGCACCTCGTCGACCTTCAGTACGCCGACGTACGGCCCGACAAGGGCCTCTACAACCGCCTGGTGGACCGCGGCCGCATCAAGCGCCTGCTGGACGAGAACGAGGTCGAGCGGGCCCGTACGAAGCCGCCGGAGGACACCAGGGCCTACTTCCGCGGGCGCTGCCTGGAGCAGTACGCGGACGACGTCGCGGCGGCCTCCTGGGACTCGGTGATCTTCGATCTGCCGGGCCGGGACTCGCTCCAGCGGGTGCCAACCCTGGAACCGCTTCGCGGAACGCGTAATCACGTCAAGGAGCTCCTGGACCGCTGCCGCACGGCGGAAGACCTGGTCAGGGTCCTGGCCGGCGGGTGA